A section of the Malus sylvestris chromosome 17, drMalSylv7.2, whole genome shotgun sequence genome encodes:
- the LOC126610140 gene encoding uncharacterized protein LOC126610140, whose product MATATMATAAGAAALLYYTLNRKLQSPLSGGDDVEDGRGDVPKHAPLGIERVSHRLIQAPATWLETISTLSETLRFTYSETLGKWPIGDLAFGISFLLKRQGNLHVHGVFGGIDSQQLKGSQTIAELKYLLNLLTLCWHFSKKPFPLFLEETGYSKENVLLQEPKAGILKPAFTILVDHNKKCFLLLIRGTHSIKDTLTVATGAVVPFHHSVVHEGGVSNLVLGYAHCGMVAAARWIAKLAKPCVLKALEEYPDYELKIVGHSLGGGTAALLTYILREQKELSTTTCVTFAPAACMTWELAESGAGFITSVINGADLVPTFSAASVDDLRAEVTASAWINDLRNQIEQTRILSTVYRSASALGSRLPSIASAKAKVAGAGAILRPVSNGTQVVMRRAQSMAQAAWTRPSLGLSSWSCMAPRHRASVAHSNSNDEGSSAGSSGGSTETSDPLLTPPKRITSSAAIETIDLPVSSSVGMDWTSGIDYSYSDRMRQDTDGEVSDEREGLTDHDRHEDRMTEVELWQQLELELYDRTEGEDADVANEIRNAENEIREEEEAAIAEASDGQPERSAPDMKEAHRFFPAGKIMHIVTVYHGGADSESSHSGNEQPEETRVGIFLTPRSLYSKLRLSQTMISDHFMPVYRRQIEKLIKELEEETASIGEVVL is encoded by the exons ATGGCAACTGCAACTATGGCCACCGCAGCCGGTGCAGCTGCTCTTTTGTATTATACATTGAATCGTAAGTTACAGTCCCCCCTGTCGGGTGGCGATGATGTCGAAGATGGGCGTGGTGATGTGCCCAAACATGCTCCTTTGGGAATTGAACGCGTTTCGCATAGGTTAATTCAAGCCCCGGCTACATGGCTGGAGACCATTTCGACTTTGTCGGAGACGCTTAGGTTCACTTACTCCGAGACTTTGGGGAAGTGGCCTATAGGGGATTTGGCATTTGGGATTAGCTTTCTCCTAAAGAGGCAG GGAAACTTACATGTTCATGGTGTATTTGGTGGAATAGACAGTCAACAGCTAAAAGGATCTCAAACAATTGCTGAACTCAAATACCTCTTAAACTTACTGACATTGTGTTGGCATTTTTCGAAGAAACCTTTTCCATTGTTTTTAGAGGAGACAGGCTATTCAAAAGAAAATGTTCTTCTCCAGGAACCCAAAGCAGGA ATCTTGAAGCCTGCTTTTACAATTCTTGTTGATCATAATAAGAAGTGTTTTCTCTTGCTGATTCGTGGAACCCATAGTATTAAGGACACTCTGACGGTTGCAACGGGAGCTGTTGTACCATTCCATCACAGTGTTGTACATGAGGGAGGAGTCAGTAATTTAGTTTTGGGTTATGCACATTGTGGAATGGTTGCAGCTGCTCGATGGATTGCAAAGCTTGCAAAACCTTGCGTACTAAAAGCACTTGAAGAATATCCTGACTATGAACTTAAG ATTGTAGGGCATTCTTTGGGTGGAGGCACTGCCGCACTTCTAACATATATATTGCGGGAGCAGAAAGAACTTTCAACAACCACCTGTGTGACGTTTGCTCCAG CTGCCTGCATGACGTGGGAATTGGCAGAATCAGGAGCTGGTTTCATTACTTCTGTTATCAATGGAGCTGACCTAGTGCCCACGTTCTCTGCTGCGTCAGTGGATGATTTGCGTGCTGAG GTTACGGCATCTGCTTGGATAAATGACTTGAGAAATCAGATTGAGCAGACAAGAATTCTTAGCACTGTCTATCGATCTGCCTCAGCTTTGGGTTCACGGCTTCCCTCCATTGCCAGTGCTAAAGCAAAAGTTGCCGGGGCAGGGGCAATTCTACGCCCTGTTTCCAATGGTACACAG GTCGTTATGAGAAGAGCCCAGAGCATGGCTCAGGCAGCATGGACTCGTCCTTCCCTTGGCTTGTCATCATGGTCATGCATGGCTCCTCGTCACCGAGCCTCGGTTGCTCATTCAAACTCAAATGATGAAGGAAGTTCTGCCGGATCCTCCGGTGGCAGCACAGAGACTTCTGACCCTCTTCTTACACCCCCCAAGAGAATCACAAGCTCAGCTGCCATTGAAACCATCGACCTTCCTGTATCTTCATCTGTAGGAATGGACTGGACTTCAGGGATTGATTATTCTTATTCTGATAGAATGCGTCAAGACACTGATGGTGAAGTCAGTGATGAGCGTGAGGGGCTCACAGACCATGATAGACATGAAGACCGTATGACAGAGGTTGAATTGTGGCAACAACTTGAGCTTGAGCTTTATGATAGAACAGAAGGTGAGGATGCCGATGTGGCAAATGAAATAAGGAATGCAGAAAATGAAAtacgggaagaagaagaagctgcaATAGCGGAGGCAAGCGATGGTCAGCCCGAGCGCTCTGCTCCTGACATGAAGGAAGCGCATAGATTTTTTCCTGCAGGGAAAATCATGCATATTGTTACCGTTTACCATGGTGGTGCTGATAGTGAATCGAGCCACTCGGGCAATGAGCAGCCAGAAGAGACTAGGGTTGGTATTTTCCTCACTCCAAGATCTCTGTACAGTAAGCTGAGGTTGTCACAAACCATGATTAGTGATCACTTCATGCCGGTATATAGAAGACAGATTGAAAAGTTAATTAAAGAACTCGAGGAAGAAACAGCTTCCATCGGAGAAGTGGTATTATAG